The proteins below are encoded in one region of Buteo buteo chromosome 22, bButBut1.hap1.1, whole genome shotgun sequence:
- the SLITRK2 gene encoding SLIT and NTRK-like protein 2, translating into MLKGVWLLSLLTVAGISQTESRKPAKDICSKSRCPCEEKENVLNINCENKGFTTVSLLLPPPSKIYQLFLNGNALTRLFPNEFVNYSNAVTLHLGNNDMQEIRTGAFSGLRTLKRLHLNNNKLEVLKEDTFLGLESLEYLQADYNYISAIEAGAFSKLNKLKVLILNDNLLLSLPSNVFRFVLLTHLDLRGNRLKMMPFAGVLEHIGGIMEIQLEENPWNCTCDLLPLKAWLDTITVFVGEIVCETPFRLHGKDVTQLTRQDLCPRKSSSDSNQREKHPVLSDPHISRLSPTANSAINPTRAPKASRPPKTRNRPTPRVTVSKDRQIFGPIMVYQTKSPVPITCPAGCICTSQSSDNGLNVNCQEKKISNISELHPRPTSPKKLYLTSNYLQVIYRTDLAEYSSLDLLHLGNNRIAVIQEGAFTNLTSLRRLYLNGNYLEILYPSMFAGLHSLQYLYLEYNVIKEILPRTFDALSNLHLLFLNNNLLRSLPDNVFGGTSLTRLNLRNNHFSHLPVRGVLDQLSALIQIDLQENPWDCTCDILGLRNWIEQVTDQNNQQSNPPVVINEVICESPTKHSGEHLKFLSKEAICPENPNLSDSSLLSMNQNTDTPHLLGASPSSYPEIHTEVPLSVLILGLLVVFILSVCFGAGLFVFVLKRRKGVQSMPSSANNLDISSFQLQYGSYNTETHDKTEGHVYNYIPPPVGQMCQNPIYMQKEGDPVAYYRNLHEFSYSNLDHKKEDPASLAFTISAAELLEKQSSPREPELLYQNIAERVKELPTGGLVHYNFCTLPKRQFAPSYESRRQNQDRINKTVLYGTPRKYFAEQSKPEHPLLQGKLQTEPDYLEVLEKQTAISQL; encoded by the coding sequence ATGCTGAAGGGTGTTTGGTTGCTCAGTTTGTTAACAGTGGCTGGGATCTCGCAGACGGAGAGTCGCAAACCTGCCAAAGACATTTGCAGCAAAAGCCGCTGCCCTTGTGAGGAGAAGGAGAACGTGCTGAACATTAATTGTGAAAACAAAGGATTTACAACCGTCAGCCTCCTCCTGCCGCCACCGTCCAAGATCTACCAGCTGTTTCTCAACGGGAATGCGCTGACCCGCCTGTTCCCCAATGAGTTCGTCAACTACTCCAACGCCGTGACCCTCCACTTGGGCAACAACGACATGCAGGAGATCCGCACGGGGGCCTTCAGCGGCCTCCGCACCCTCAAGAGGCTGCACCTCAATAACAACAAGCTGGAAGTGCTGAAGGAGGACACGTTCCTGGGCTTGGAGAGTCTGGAGTACCTGCAGGCTGATTACAACTACATCAGTGCCATTGAGGCGGGAGCCTTCAGCAAGCTAAACAAGCTCAAGGTGCTGATTCTCAACGACAACCTCcttctgtccctgcccagcAATGTCTTCCGCTTCGTGCTCCTCACCCACCTGGACCTGCGGGGGAACCGGCTGAAGATGATGCCTTTTGCTGGTGTGCTGGAGCACATCGGAGGCATCATGGAAATCCAGCTGGAGGAGAACCCTTGGAACTGCACCTGCGACTTGCTGCCCCTCAAGGCCTGGCTCGACACCATCACCGTGTTCGTGGGCGAGATAGTCTGCGAAACCCCCTTCAGGCTTCACGGGAAAGATGTGACCCAGCTCACCAGGCAAGATCTCTGCCCTAGGAAAAGCTCCAGTGATTCCAACCAGAGGGAAAAACACCCTGTCCTCTCAGACCCGCACATCTCGAGGCTATCGCCCACAGCCAACTCTGCCATCAATCCCACCAGAGCCCCAAAAGCCAGCCGGCCACCCAAAACTAGGAACCGCCCCACACCCCGTGTCACTGTGTCGAAAGACAGACAGATATTCGGACCTATCATGGTTTACCAGACAAAGTCTCCCGTGCCCATCACCTGCCCAGCTGGCTGCATCTGTACTTCGCAGAGCTCAGACAACGGCTTAAATGTGAACTGCCAAGAGAAAAAGATAAGTAACATCTCCGAACTCCACCCTAGGCCGACCAGTCCAAAGAAACTTTACCTTACCAGTAACTATCTGCAAGTCATTTATAGAACCGATCTCGCAGAGTACAGCTCTCTGGATTTGTTACATCTAGGAAATAACAGAATTGCAGTGATACAAGAAGGTGCCTTTACAAACCTCACAAGTTTACGCAGACTTTACCTTAACGGCAACTACCTTGAGATTCTGTACCCGTCTATGTTCGCCGGGCTGCACAGCCTGCAGTATCTCTACCTAGAGTACAACGTCATCAAGGAGATCCTGCCACGCACCTTTGATGCTCTGAGTAATCTTCATCTCTTATTTCTCAATAACAACCTGCTCAGATCCTTGCCCGACAACGTCTTTGGCGGCACTTCCCTCACCAGACTCAACCTGAGAAACAACCATTTCTCACACCTGCCTGTGAGAGGAGTCTTGGACCAGCTCTCGGCTCTGATTCAGATAGACCTCCAGGAGAACCCTTGGGACTGCACGTGTGACATCCTGGGGCTGAGGAACTGGATAGAGCAAGTCACCGACCAGAACAACCAGCAGTCAAATCCCCCCGTAGTTATCAACGAAGTCATATGCGAGTCTCCCACCAAGCACTCTGGAGAGCACCTGAAATTCCTGAGCAAAGAAGCCATCTGCCCAGAGAACCCCAACTTGTCAgattcttctctcctctccatgAACCAGAACACAGATACACCCCATCTCCTCGGTGCCTCGCCCAGCTCCTACCCAGAAATCCACACTGAAGTTCCGCTGTCTGTCTTAATTCTAGGCTTGCTGGTTGTGTTTATTTTGTCCGTCTGTTTTGGGGCAGGCCTGTTTGTCTTTGTCCTTAAGCGCCGGAAGGGGGTGCAAAGCATGCCCAGCAGCGCAAACAACTTAGATATAAGTTCGTTCCAGCTCCAGTACGGGTCTTACAACACTGAGACCCATGATAAAACTGAAGGACATGTTTATAACTACATTCCCCCTCCAGTCGGACAGATGTGCCAAAACCCCATCTACATGCAAAAGGAAGGGGATCCGGTTGCCTATTACAGGAATCTCCATGAGTTTAGCTATAGCAATCTTGACCACAAAAAGGAAGACCCTGCCAGTCTCGCATTTACAATCAGTGCAGCTGAATTACTGGAAAAGCAGTCCTCGCCAAGGGAACCAGAGCTTCTGTatcaaaatattgcagaaagGGTCAAGGAACTCCCCACCGGAGGATTAGTTCATTATAACTTTTGCACCTTACCCAAAAGGCAGTTTGCCCCTTCATATGAATCAAGAcgccaaaaccaggacaggataaataaaactgttttataTGGAACTCccaggaaatattttgcagaacagTCTAAACCCGAGCATCCTTTACTCCAAGGAAAGCTACAAACAGAACCAGACTACCTCGAagttctggaaaaacaaactgcAATCAGTCAGCTGTga